Part of the Brassica oleracea var. oleracea cultivar TO1000 chromosome C8, BOL, whole genome shotgun sequence genome is shown below.
TATCTCATATCTTTTAACGTTTTGGTGAGGACATCGTCTTGAGATCAGTTTCTGTTTTTTTCTTTTTTTTGCAGATCTAAATACTAATGAATGTTTGGAAAACAATGGTGGGTGCTGGCAAGACAAAGCTTCCAACATAACTGCATGCAGGGTATACCGTTTAGCCTTGCTATTTTTATCTCTTTTCCAGTTTTTGGTTTTGTTGTTGCTACTAAAACTGATTACTCTTTGTTTCATTTGAATTGGCACTTTAGGATACATATAGGGGAAGATTGTGTGAGTGCCCTACTGTTCAAGGTGTTAAATTTGCTGGTGACGGTTACACTCACTGCAAAGGTATATCAATTTATCTCCCTGTAGCTTGACATGTTTTTTTGTGGAGCAGGACCCAAACTCTGGCATGGTTATTCTATTTCCTGTGTATTGCCTGCTCTAAGTTCTTAACGTTTTTTTTTTCTTTCTTGGCAGCGTCTGGAGCTTTGCATTGTGGTATCAACAATGGAGGATGCTGGAGAGAAACCAGAGGCAGCTACACTTACTCTGCTTGCGTAGTAAGTATTTCGTCTTCTTTATCAACGACTAGCTCTTGAAACAATCATCTTCTAAACCTATAGTAATACTTGTTTGGTTTTTGAAATGGATTTTTCAGGATGATCATTCAAGTGATTGCAAATGCCCGCTTGGGTTCAAGGGCGATGGAGTAAAGAGCTGTGAAGGTACTTGTTTACTAGAATCTATATTCATGCGGTCTGCTTGCATACAGAACTAAACCGTATTCTTTTGATTGAATGTGGTAGATGTGAATGAGTGCAAAGAGAAAAAGGTTTGCCAGTGCCCAGACTGTAAATGTAAAAACACATGGGGAAGTTATGAATGCAGCTGCAAGAATGGTTTGCTCTACATGCGTGAACACGACACTTGCATAGGTTAACAAAAGAGAGATCTTCCTTCTGTCTTAAACCCATACTTAATGAAGAGTCATTAATCAAGCTTTGATGCTTTTGAATGTGTAGGTTCAAGCAAAGTTGGAACTACAAAGCTCAGCTGGAGCTTCTTGTGGGTTCTTATAATCGGAGTGGGTGTTGCAGGTCTTGCCGGATATGCCGTCTACAAATACAGGATCAGGGTATGTGTCTCTCGTTATCTTAATGTACACATATGAAGATCTTGCCCATCTAGATAGAGTAACAAAAGAAACTCCTTGTGCAGACTTACATGGATGCGGAGATAAGAGGCATCATGGCACAGTACATGCCATTGGAGAGCCAACCCACCCCAAGTGGTCCTCATATGGATATATGAGGTGAAGCTGTCAACACAAACCAAGAGAGACACTCTTTCCACGAGAAGCTTCTTCTGTGTTTCCATGTAAATGAATCTAATAGACTTGGAAAAAGTCACAAAACAATAATTTAAGTGTATCTGCGCTTTTGTAAGGGATGTGGATATGCAGATGGAATCACTTCTTTTGTCTGCATTACTCTTGCAATGTAAAATAAGACATAAATGGATGAATAAATGAGTAGGAGAGTTGCATCTATATACTACTGAAACAAATTAACATTTGCTTTGATGTGTTAATTATACTTTCTCCAGCTCCACTCTGTGTTTCTCAATCTGTTCTTTCACTAGCTTCTGTGATTCTTGGATAAGCCTTGAGTGCTTCTTTATTAGCTCCTCTTTTGTCTTGAGCTCTTCCTCCATGACTGCAATCTCCTGTCAAGTAACATAAACTGATGAGACAAATGTGTTTGGAGATTCTGACACATTGGTGGAGTCTTGGAAACTAACCTTCCTAAGACTTTCAGCTCTTGTGGGGGCGTGATTTTCTCGCTTCAATCCCATGAAATAAAGCTGAAGCTTTTTAGCAGCTTCCATGAAATCTCTGGCGTGACGTTCAACATCAACTGCAATGAGAGGAAATAAAAGATATCAACTTATAAAAGACATAAGCATTGATCAGCAGGCAAGCTAGAATATTGAAAATGCCTCAGGTTATGTATGATCTACTAAGTAGAGATCATAAGTTAAGAAAGTTAACTAAAATGATATTCTCTAGCAGAAAGAAACAGACAACTTTCAAACTATCAATCCCCAGACAAGAAGCCCATTGTCTTTCTTGCACTCAAGAAAACTCTTGAACTAACTAACAACAGTTACAGTTACAATATTCAATAGCACAGACCAAACCAACAAGAAAGAAACAGACAACTTCCAAACTATCAATCACCAGACAAGAAGCCATTGCCTTTTTACTCCAAATTAACAAAGAGTTACAGTAATAGTATTCAATAGCACAGACCAACCCTAGAAGGGGAACCGGGATTGATTTACTGAGTCAAGTCAACTCTTATACTAAAAACTTGAATTACTTCTCAAAGGTGAAGGGAGATGGTTTGAAGTGAAGATCGAGAGATAAGAAAAGGGACTGACTTTGGTGAGAAGGATGAGGAGAGCGGTCGATGGCTTGAAGCTCTCTTGCGGGCAAACATGGCAGCAGTGCTGCTTCCAAAGCCGTGACGCAAGCCATTATGTCCTCAATCTCGTGGTTCTGATTGTTAGATGGCGTCTCCGGTGATGTGATTCCCGGAGGACGGTCAGACGGCGACGGGGAAGGGTCAGAAGACGGCGGCGGTTGTGGTTGATAATCCATTGCGCCGATCTCTGTCGCTCTCTCTGGTTAATTGGCCTTGGTTGGTTTTAGTGAAGTAAGTCGAAAAGAAGTGTTTGTTAAGTGGGCTTATTATTGGGCCCAGTTATCACATTCTCAACTGTTCGGACAAAAATTAAGGTGTTCAACTAATACTGACAATCTAGCTTTTTTTTTTTTTTTTTGTCAGCTACCCATCTAAGCTAGATCAAGTGGAGGCAGACAAGCCGATCCTCCGAAGAGCACCTCCGTCTGACCGGGTCTGATCTATATGGGAGAAAATATAGCCTCTGTTCCTTGCTTCCTTTGCTAGTGCGTCTGCCCGACCATTCCTACTCCGAAGAATATGAAACAGGCTCACATCCTCGAAGTCTTCCTGTAATCTTTGGTACATCTCAATCTCTGTCGCGAATGTAGGCCAGTCCATCGGGTTAGTAGTCATGTCCACTAGACCCGAGCAGTCTGTCTCGAACCGTATCGAGGTTATCCTCATGTCTCTCATACATGAGGTTGCCCAAAGTAAACCTTCCATCTCAGCATGCAAAGCTGAAAGGCTCCTACTGCATGCCCGCAGTCCAAAGTACTCAGAACCCATTTGATCCTTAAGACTCCACCCTAAGCCACTAACATTGCCATTACTGATCCATGACGCATCAATTTGACATGTAAGGATTCGGGGTATCCAAGGGGGCACTAGGGAATCCTCCATAGTAGGAGGATCGCCATGATCTTCGTTAGCTTCCTCTTTCTCATTAGCATTCCTCCAACATTCGGCTTCGAGGGACGCGTGTTGGAGAGTGTCAATCGGGGATACGACTTTCCCATTAAAGAGTTTGTCGTTCCTTGCCTTCCAAATGTACCAACAGATCCATGGGAAGGTATCGAATTGTGGTCTCGATGGAGCCACCTCTTTTCTCCTCCAAAACAAAAAGTTCATGTTTTGGTATATAGATGTACTCGGGAAGTAACCCGGAAGGGACGGATAGTCCGATAAAGCCCAGACCTGCAGGGCTGGGGGACATTCAAAAAGAAGATGATTAATCGACTCCACTGGGCCATCACATCTAGGACAACTTCTATCGGTGCCCAGGTGTCTATAAGTGAGCCTCTCTGCTGTCGCCACACATCCCGAGATAGCTTGCCACAAGAAATGCTTCATCTTACTCGGGGCCTTTATCTTCCACACATGGCTCTGAAGGCTCGTGATACTCGGTTCTATAGCCCTTTCATGAGTAAGACTTAGCTTGGTCGATCGGAGTAGGTCGTAACCGGTTTTAACTGAATACACTCCTGATTTTGTGTAGTTCCAAACATATCCATGCAGAGCAAAAGAACGAGAGGGTTTTAACCCCAGTATCAATGGAATATCGTCTGGCGGGAAGAATTCTCGTAAAAACTGGATATCCCACTCCTTGGTATCATACTGACAATCTAGCTTAGATTCAGAGAATTTTATTTATCTTTGTTTAAATATACAGTTAAACATCTATAAATTAATAATGTTGGGATTACACCAAAACTATAATTTTTTTATTAATTTATAGAGATATTAATTTATCGATATACTAATTGAACCAAAAACTCAATTTGGGACTATAAAATTATATTATTTTATAGAGATTTCTAGTGTATATTAATTTATATAGTATTAATTTAAAGATGTTATACTGTATTTTTAAAGTTTATTTATTTATTATAAATTATAAAATTATTGCATCAAGAATTTATAATAGAACTTTTTATTCGGAAATACCCTAGGATAACACTAAAAAAGTTTATGTCACAAATATAGACTTTAAGGAACAAAATGACCAAAATATTTCATTAAAGAGGTAAATATACACTTATACTCTTACTGTTAATTAATCCAAACCTTGGGGTTTAGAGTTAAGGGGTGAGGATTTGGGATTGAGATTTAAAATTTTAAAAAATAAAAAATAAATATTAAAAATTTGAAAATAAAAATTTTTAAAATAGTTTCAAAAAGTATTTTCGAATTACAAAAAAAAAATTTGGAATTTTTTTTTTAAAAATAAAAAAAAGAATTTATAAAAAAGTTCGAATTTGAAAACATATAATCTAAAACTATAAAAAAAATTATTTTTTTAATTTTGTTTTAATTTTGTTTTAATTTTTTTTATATATATATCTAGGGTATATTAGGGTCTTTTTACCTATTAAATGAAACATTTTGGTCATTTTCTTCCTTGTGGTGTATTTTTGTGATCAAAACTTGAAAATTGTATATTTATGAGAACTGCCCTTTCTATTGGGAAATACCCTAGGGTAACACTAAAAAAAATTCTGTCACAAATATAGACTCTAAGGATCAAAATGACCAAAATGTTCACTAAAGAGGTAAATATACATTTATACCCTTACGGTTAACTAATCGAAACCTTAGGGTTTAAAGTTAAGGGATGGAGATTTGAGATTGAGATTTAAAATTTTATAAAATAAAAAAATAAATACTAAAAAATTGAAAATAAAAATTTTTAAAATAGTTTCAAAAAATATTTTTGAATTACAAAAAGAAAATTTGAAAAAAAATTAAAAAAAAATTATAGAAAAGTTCGAATTTGAAAACATATAATCTAAAACTATAAAAAAATTATTTTTTAATTTTGTTTTAATTTTGTTTTTTATTTTTTTATTTTTTTTATATCTAGGGTATTAGAATCATTTTACCTATTAAATGAAATATTTTGGTCATTTTCTTTTTTGTAGCCTATTTTTGTGATCAGAACTTGAAAATGATCTATTTAGCAGAATTGCCCATTTCTATTTCTCTTATATAAATTTGATGGTTTCATTTGTTTCACCATAAATATCCATACATAATGGTTATATTTAAATATTCTAATGTAAAAACATTAATCAACTTTTAATCTTACGTTAAAAATATTTCACATACTAATATATTTTAAATTATTTTATCTATAAAAAGATTAATTCACATATTATTTTATCTTTTAAATCCTTGACTCACTTACGGTGGTGGTATACGTATACTAAATATTAATATTAGTAAGCTGTGTACAAGTTGGTGGTATATGTTATCATGAGCTGACTCACTTAAACGAATCACCATATCCTCAATACACACACTTCCGTGTTTTCCCTCGGTGAAAGAGATGCTTATAGGTTTTACAAAGTTGCACATATGATATTTTTGCTGTATGTGTCATGAACTCCATAACTGATTGTTTGCCCCACCAACAAGCTTATGAATATGCATCACATCTCTCATTGTATTCTAATAAATAATAGTGTGGCTCATCCCATGTGAACCACAGTCGAGATAAAATCACATTATCTAGTTTCATGAATAGCGTTTACAAGTATCCAATCAGGTTTCATTCAAACACAACTTTATTCAGCATAGGTACGTGCAAGCACATTGCTTAACATAATCTTTTATTGTAAGAGAATAGAAAAAAAGTTTAAACACTCCCATCTTTCTCCTCAGATCTTCGCAGCAAAGGAGATACCTTCTTTGGTAAGATCATCAAGGCTCTCTGCAGCAGGTCTAGCTTTGGCCACTTTAGCCAAGGCTTTGTTCTCATCACCACTACCTCCTTCCATGAATGCTCCAACCACTTTACCATCTTGAACCCAATATGCTCCAAATCTTGGTTTTGGGTTTGATGGATTGCTGTCTCCAAACAGGACAGAGTCTCCTACGTTGTCTCCATAGAACTGCCATGAGAGATCAAACGAGCGGGAGTAGAAGAATGGGAGGTAGTCGTATTCCTCCACAGCTCCGCCTCCCTCAGCCGCTTTGATCGCCTGAAACAATGTATCACATATATGAGGATGTTATAAACGAGCTCTTCAGATATAAATGTAGCGTTTGAAACAGTAGCAGGCTTATTGTATTCATCATTTTACCTTAACAGCTTGCTCTGCGGATTTGCGAGAATGGTCAACATGCTCGACCCTTCTCATGTCTCCATACATTTTCAGGGGGAAAGTGGCAACGTCACCAACAGCGTAAACATCAGGAACACTTGTTTTGAAGAATGCATCGGTCTGTGAAAAAGATTCAAATCAGAATGGTACGGGAGAAAAAGAAGAGACGCCCGCAAAGCAGATAAATACCTTAATTCCACCTTTGTCTTCTTCGACCTGTCCCTTGAATAAGGCTGTCAATGGTTTCGCACCAACTCCAACTATCACAATGTCAGCTTCTAGTGACCTTCCATCCTTGAGTTGTACTTCATTCACCTAGAGGCGACGAACAAGTGAGACATTTGTACCGAGACAGTTTGAAAAAGCTAATTAATTAAGTGAACCAAACTGAGTTTATAAACCGACTGGTTTTACTATTTTAAAACCACAATATCTGGAACCATAGTCGACTTCAATTAGTACAAAACCAATAGAGTTGAAACTGAAATGTTTAATTTAATCGCCAACTCTTATAGCTAATGAATATTTGGTTTACCTCTCCATTTGGATGAGCGGTGAACCCAGATGCTACTGTTCCTTTAATGATCTTCACTCCCTTGTTTGTATAGTAAGTCTCATAGAACGCAGCAATGTCGGCGGTGAAAAGCCTAGGCACTGCGGGAACGATTTTTCAGTCATGTGCAACTAAGCAGTACATATATATATGACTAACTGAATTGTGAAAAGTTAGGAGTCAACTTACTGCACCAAGGTTCAGGGAAAACCATAGTGACATCAAAATTGTTGATCCTCAAAGCTGCACTAAGCTCAAGACCAATGTAGCCTCCACCAACAACCACAGCCTTTCCACCTTTCTTTGCTTGAATAGCTTCAACCACTTTGTCTGCATCATCAATCTCTCTAAGATAGAGGATATTCTTAGAGTCTGCACCTTTTACACCAAAATCAGTCAATCTCAGAACCTGCAAGTAAATGAAAAGAGAGTTACTTTCTTCTCATCAGAGACATATAAGAAGCTTGCTGATGCGAGATATGCAAGGATATCGGTGTTTACAGTAGAGCCAGTTGCAATTATGAGAGTCTCATATTTGAAGACATCCCCAGCTGCACTGACAAGACTCTTGGCAGCGAGATCTGCTTTCACTATCTCTGTGCTTAGTATCAACTCAATCCCTGCAAACACAAAGAACAATGGAAATGTAGCACGATTTAGCACCACTATCACAATCACTTTAGCTGGAAGAGAAGTGTAACGCCGATAAATTCCGTGGGATCATAACCAGTGGAACAACGTGGATGAGCAGGGAATAGATACTGTGGATGTACAGAGAGCGTTGATTACCTTTCTGTTTGTATGATTCAGGAAGCAGTTTTTCTCCACCACTACCAACACAGCAATGGAAACCTGGGAGTCTAGCCGCCCCTGCAACAGAAAGAAGATTATAAGTCGCTCTGGAAACACAAATTCCAAGTTTCACAACTAATAACTGTAGTTAGAAAAGTAAACACCAGAACATTGACTGTCTTACCTTCAGGAAACAAATAGCCCTTGCTAAGAGCAGGACGTTCATAAGGAGCCACCTAACACCAATATACAGTACATAAGGATCATAGTTTACAAGACACACACCGCATCATAATAAGGTTTCCAAAGCTTTACCGCCTCTTTGGAGATAACTGCCAATTCCCCTGGTTTAACCCCTTGACTAGCAAACTCCTTAGCTGCGTATCCCTGCAAGAAAACAACAAAAATTCAAGATTAGAGTTGAAATTGCTTCCGTAAGTGCAATTGTAACTATCTTAATTAACAGTAGACGATCATGTACTACTACGATTAATCTGAGCTCAAACTAACAGTTTAAGAAACTAAAGAGAGGCATGAGGTATAGAAGACTATAGTACGCTAATTCTCAATCATTTGTACGCAATTTTGCAAAGAACAATAACTAATCTCACACCGAAGCGAAACGCTGTACATGCGAATTCATGAAAGACGACGAAGATTCGATTCACAATAACACCAATTTTTTCATGCGATTGTTCGATTTCAGAATCAAGTTGCGATCGTAATATCATCGCAACACGATCAAAATCGAATCAGTCACTGATCGCACGTTCAAACTCACGATTCAAAACAGCTACGAGGGAAGTGTGGTATTTTGCGAAACAGATCGAAACAAGCTCTTCGGAATTCTAAACTACTGGATAAGAAAACGAAACTACGTGATATTAAGAGGGAGAGAAGAAACTCACGGCTGAGACGCCGCCGCCGAGGATGATGTACTTGAAGCTCTTCTCCGCCATTTTTATCCGATAGATCTTCAGGAAGTTGTTGTTATCTTGTCGCTGGAGTTGGTTTGTGTGAAAATGCTGGGCTAATAGCCTAATTGGCTACTAACTTAACTAAAACTCGGCCGTTGATTGGAAGATGAAGACCAAACCCGTACACGTGGCAAGATAATCGCCCTTCGATTATTCATCGTCGTGAATCTGGAAAGGAAATAAAATAATTAGGGGATTATGGATTAGTTTTTTTTTTTTTTTTTTTTTAAGTCAAAAATAGTTGGTGGGATTGGAAAAGTCACAAATGTGCCACGTTACTGGATAAGTCGTGAGCTAAGTATGATGGGTTTGAGGCTCATTGGGCTGCTTTTTTGGACACTTAAGACCCCATAATATCAAATTCAATCAAGAGTGCAATTAATTTGTTAATTTAAAATTGAATTTTTTTTTATAAGTTGTGTGTCAAACATTTTGTTTCCTTTTAAATTATTTGATCTTAATGGTTGCGGTTATTGAGCGTGATGAACATAACCATTATAATGAACATAATTTCATTTTGCTTTTCTTGTTTTGTCTTATTGTTATTACATTTGATACCATGTTTTTATTTTAAGTTACTATTTTTCTTTAAAAAAATCAGTGGTGAAATATATGAACTGTTTGATTAAGATGTAATTAGCTCATGCTTAAAAGAGAATTTGTGTATTTTTATTTTGTTATTTCTTGTTTATTTTGTTTTTCAAACTGATTTTTAAAACCTCCTGCTAAAATATTTGTTATGTGGTTGTTCATTTCGTCAATCTTCTAAGCTTGATGACTAAGAAATTAAGAAATTTGTAAAGATTCACTTATTTTTATTTTTGGTTGACATTATTTGATGAGACATGAGTAAAATCGCGAATAGAGTATAATATTTTATGTTTTCACAAATCTTCAATATGTTTTTTTTTAATTTTCTGTTTTTGTGAGTTATATTACTATATTTTCAATTTATTTTTACGGGAATATAGATATTTAAAATTTGATTTAGTTTGAAATGCACTACTAATTAAAAATAGCTATGAAATATAGAATATTATTTTAATAGATTTGATTCAAATATAAGAATATGAAAAATATATATGATTCTATAAATATTAATTAAAAATGTGCTTATATTGGGTCCTATCATTCCTCGGTTGCTGATGTGGCACAAAATAAAAGAAAAAGTCTTGTTTTTGTTTACATTTGCTACATATATTTTTGTTATTGGTTTACTTTTTTTTTCTGAAATGCTGGTGGTGAAAATTTTGAATTATTTGATTAAGTTGTAAATAGTTCATGGTTAAGTAAGAATATGTGTATTCTTATGTTGTTATATTTTTTTCAAACTGATTTTTAAGATTATATATTAATTTGTTAGTGTGGTTGTTCATCATTTCTTGTCAATATTTTGATTCTGGTTCCCAAAAAATGAAAGTTGTGTACACTCACTCTTTTTTGGCAGACCTCATTTAATAAGACATGAAAAAATGGATTATCATATTTTATGTTTTTTGCATTTTCATTACGAATCTTTAGTTTTGTGGATTAAAACACATTTAGTTGATACACATTGTGTAGGATAAGCCAGGAAAATATAAAAAAGGATGGAGGAAAATGATGTAGCGCAATGTCTATTTTATTAGTATAGATTCTAGCTCTTTGACTGTCTGAAATGATTTGCACAAAATCTTTGTTTTACTATTTTTATATGTTTGTTGTTGCATTAATAAGATTAAAGAAAGATTTTGGTGAAAAATGATTTGGGTCAAATTTATGGACTTTATTTGTCTTTTCTATCAGTTTATGTTTTGTCAAAAATACTCTCGTCTTTTCAACAACATATATACTTCTTTCTGGAGTGCAAGGTGATAGGTTGAAGGAGATATGAAGCAAAATCACAGTCTGTATAGAAATAAATAATGCAGTTAAAAATTATAGTGTAAATGAATAAAAGTGAAGCAAGAGACAATAC
Proteins encoded:
- the LOC106312328 gene encoding probable monodehydroascorbate reductase, cytoplasmic isoform 3 — protein: MAEKSFKYIILGGGVSAGYAAKEFASQGVKPGELAVISKEAVAPYERPALSKGYLFPEGAARLPGFHCCVGSGGEKLLPESYKQKGIELILSTEIVKADLAAKSLVSAAGDVFKYETLIIATGSTVLRLTDFGVKGADSKNILYLREIDDADKVVEAIQAKKGGKAVVVGGGYIGLELSAALRINNFDVTMVFPEPWCMPRLFTADIAAFYETYYTNKGVKIIKGTVASGFTAHPNGEVNEVQLKDGRSLEADIVIVGVGAKPLTALFKGQVEEDKGGIKTDAFFKTSVPDVYAVGDVATFPLKMYGDMRRVEHVDHSRKSAEQAVKAIKAAEGGGAVEEYDYLPFFYSRSFDLSWQFYGDNVGDSVLFGDSNPSNPKPRFGAYWVQDGKVVGAFMEGGSGDENKALAKVAKARPAAESLDDLTKEGISFAAKI
- the LOC106312037 gene encoding mediator of RNA polymerase II transcription subunit 28; its protein translation is MDYQPQPPPSSDPSPSPSDRPPGITSPETPSNNQNHEIEDIMACVTALEAALLPCLPARELQAIDRSPHPSHQIDVERHARDFMEAAKKLQLYFMGLKRENHAPTRAESLRKEIAVMEEELKTKEELIKKHSRLIQESQKLVKEQIEKHRVELEKV